The following are encoded in a window of Methanofastidiosum sp. genomic DNA:
- a CDS encoding cysteine hydrolase, whose product MEKYALLIINMINEFVYGNKKCENPKEIIGPIKEISSIFRENGFPVVYICDSKTNDCGEKDIGEKIIDDLAPSDGDFIVKKEKYSGFFGTELDELLKKKDIKNLVFSGLSTSLSVRHTAADAYYRDYKCIMLTNACCDVKKDLHLKSILYIRDFYGASAVSTMNFPRLYLS is encoded by the coding sequence ATGGAAAAATACGCTCTTCTCATCATTAACATGATAAATGAGTTTGTCTACGGGAATAAAAAATGCGAAAATCCTAAAGAGATAATAGGACCAATAAAAGAGATATCTTCTATTTTTAGGGAGAATGGGTTCCCTGTGGTATACATATGTGATTCTAAAACAAATGATTGTGGAGAGAAAGATATTGGTGAGAAGATAATAGATGATCTTGCCCCAAGTGATGGGGATTTCATCGTAAAGAAAGAAAAGTACAGTGGATTTTTCGGCACAGAACTTGATGAGCTTTTGAAAAAGAAGGATATAAAAAATCTTGTATTCTCGGGTCTATCAACATCACTGTCTGTAAGACATACTGCTGCAGATGCATATTATCGGGATTATAAGTGCATCATGCTGACAAACGCATGTTGCGATGTCAAAAAAGACCTCCATCTGAAATCAATTTTATACATAAGGGATTTCTATGGGGCAAGTGCAGTGTCAACTATGAATTTTCCACGTCTTTATTTATCTTAA
- a CDS encoding aminotransferase class III-fold pyridoxal phosphate-dependent enzyme has protein sequence MEDLAQMEKEYVMRSWSCQADVKVNMIEKADGIYFWDKSGKQYSDFSSQLMSTSCGHNVKEINDGIVEQLNKYAYIGPGLGSDARAKLGKMVADIAGPNFRKTFFSSSGTEANEAAVKAAKWYTGKYKIISRYQSYHGATGIAMMLTGDPRRYPNEPGYPGILHGPDCYCYRCPFKLEYPSCDIMCARYIGDMIRFEAKETVAAFIAEPIVGSNGIIPPVKEYFPMLREICDEYNVVIIADEVMTGFGRTGKWLAFEHYNFQPDIISSAKNLSATYVPLGGTTYSKKISDYFEDHWFVEGHTYAGHPLACAAGVATINYMKNNNLVENAAKMEKVMEKRLNEMKEDHKSVGDVRGKGLFWGIELIKNTKTKEQAGTREEKFMRGHASIPAKVAGECMKNGVFFLQMVSTLLFAPPLSINEKQINEALDVVDKALEISDKEVVQ, from the coding sequence ATGGAAGATTTAGCACAGATGGAAAAAGAATATGTCATGAGGTCTTGGTCGTGCCAAGCTGATGTCAAAGTTAACATGATAGAGAAGGCTGATGGAATCTATTTCTGGGATAAATCAGGTAAACAATATTCAGACTTCTCTTCCCAGCTTATGAGTACAAGCTGTGGTCACAACGTGAAAGAAATAAATGATGGGATTGTAGAGCAACTTAATAAATATGCTTACATCGGTCCAGGGCTTGGAAGCGATGCTAGGGCAAAACTTGGAAAGATGGTAGCTGACATAGCAGGCCCAAACTTTAGAAAAACATTCTTTTCTTCAAGCGGTACCGAAGCAAATGAAGCTGCAGTCAAAGCGGCAAAATGGTACACAGGAAAGTACAAAATTATTTCTCGTTACCAGTCTTACCACGGTGCAACTGGTATAGCCATGATGCTAACAGGGGACCCACGGAGATATCCAAACGAGCCAGGTTACCCAGGTATATTACACGGTCCTGACTGTTACTGCTACAGATGTCCATTCAAATTGGAATACCCAAGCTGCGATATCATGTGCGCCAGATATATTGGGGACATGATCAGGTTTGAGGCAAAGGAAACAGTAGCCGCATTTATTGCTGAGCCTATTGTGGGTTCAAACGGTATAATTCCTCCAGTTAAAGAATACTTCCCGATGTTGAGGGAAATCTGTGATGAGTACAATGTAGTTATAATTGCCGATGAGGTAATGACCGGATTTGGTAGAACTGGAAAATGGCTTGCTTTTGAACATTATAACTTCCAGCCCGATATAATCTCATCCGCAAAGAACTTATCTGCAACTTACGTTCCTCTTGGTGGAACAACATACTCAAAGAAGATTTCTGACTACTTTGAAGATCACTGGTTTGTTGAGGGTCATACTTATGCAGGCCACCCACTTGCATGTGCTGCAGGAGTTGCGACAATAAACTACATGAAGAACAATAACCTAGTTGAAAACGCTGCAAAGATGGAAAAGGTAATGGAAAAGAGATTAAACGAGATGAAGGAAGATCACAAGTCAGTTGGAGATGTAAGAGGAAAAGGATTGTTCTGGGGAATCGAATTAATCAAGAACACAAAGACAAAAGAGCAGGCCGGAACTAGAGAAGAAAAGTTCATGAGGGGTCATGCTTCAATCCCTGCCAAAGTTGCCGGAGAATGTATGAAGAACGGAGTCTTTTTCTTGCAGATGGTTTCAACCCTCTTATTTGCACCACCCCTTTCAATCAATGAGAAACAGATAAATGAAGCGCTTGATGTAGTTGACAAAGCCCTTGAGATTTCTGACAAGGAAGTAGTTCAATAA
- the hydA gene encoding dihydropyrimidinase: MDLVIKNGTIVTATDIYEADVGIEGEKIVAIGKELSGSKEIDAKGMMVFPGFIDVHTHIEMPFMGTYSSETWETGTRAAAFGGTTCVVDFIIQSKGGTLRAALDEWNKRATGNAYIDYGFHMAMTDVNDDTLKEMETMILEEGIPSFKLFFAYKGALMVDDDAFYMALEKAGEFGGLIMLHAENGHIIDLYTKRLLAENKTEPMYHAVSRPSILEGEACQRAITLADLAEAPLYIVHNSCLEAVEAIHEGRERGLPIYGETCPQYVTLDEERYTEPDFNGAKYVMSPPLRSEFDQDALWFAIERGDLQVVSTDHCTFFFKGQKEMGKDNFAKIPNGAPGIETRMPVMYTAGVLEDWITLNKFVELNSTNPAKLFGLFPQKGTIAVGSDADIVVFDPEKEVTISVKNLHQNTDYTPWEGMVVKGYPVTVLSRGKVVVEDGKLAGEKGWGKFIKRERFYPL; the protein is encoded by the coding sequence ATGGATCTCGTTATTAAGAACGGAACGATAGTGACTGCAACAGATATTTATGAAGCAGACGTTGGTATTGAAGGAGAAAAGATTGTTGCCATTGGCAAAGAGCTTTCTGGCTCTAAGGAAATTGATGCAAAAGGAATGATGGTGTTCCCAGGATTTATAGATGTGCACACACATATTGAAATGCCATTTATGGGCACATATTCTTCTGAAACATGGGAAACAGGAACAAGGGCCGCAGCCTTTGGTGGAACAACTTGTGTCGTTGATTTTATTATTCAATCAAAGGGGGGAACTCTAAGAGCAGCCCTTGATGAATGGAACAAAAGAGCAACTGGTAATGCTTACATCGATTATGGATTTCATATGGCCATGACAGATGTAAATGACGATACACTAAAAGAAATGGAAACTATGATCTTAGAAGAGGGTATCCCAAGTTTTAAACTATTCTTTGCCTACAAAGGGGCACTTATGGTAGATGACGATGCATTCTATATGGCACTTGAAAAGGCAGGCGAATTTGGTGGGCTTATCATGCTTCACGCCGAAAATGGCCATATAATAGATTTATACACAAAAAGGCTATTGGCTGAGAACAAGACTGAGCCTATGTACCACGCCGTATCAAGACCTTCAATTCTAGAAGGGGAAGCATGTCAGAGGGCAATTACCCTTGCAGATTTGGCAGAGGCGCCACTTTACATTGTACATAATTCTTGCCTTGAGGCAGTTGAAGCCATCCACGAAGGAAGAGAAAGAGGGCTTCCAATTTATGGAGAAACATGCCCGCAGTACGTTACTCTGGACGAAGAAAGATATACTGAGCCTGACTTCAATGGTGCAAAGTATGTCATGTCTCCACCACTAAGGTCAGAGTTCGACCAAGACGCATTGTGGTTTGCAATTGAGAGGGGAGATCTTCAGGTAGTATCAACTGACCACTGCACATTCTTCTTCAAAGGCCAAAAAGAGATGGGTAAAGACAACTTTGCCAAGATACCAAATGGCGCTCCAGGAATTGAAACAAGGATGCCAGTAATGTACACTGCAGGAGTTCTTGAGGACTGGATTACGCTAAACAAGTTTGTTGAACTTAACTCAACAAACCCTGCAAAGCTTTTTGGATTATTCCCACAAAAGGGAACAATAGCAGTTGGATCAGACGCAGACATAGTCGTCTTCGATCCAGAAAAAGAAGTCACAATCTCTGTGAAGAATCTCCATCAAAATACAGACTATACCCCTTGGGAGGGTATGGTAGTAAAGGGTTATCCAGTTACAGTACTCTCAAGAGGTAAGGTAGTTGTTGAAGATGGCAAACTCGCGGGCGAAAAAGGATGGGGCAAATTCATAAAGAGAGAAAGATTCTATCCTTTATAA
- a CDS encoding AAA family ATPase produces MKLLITGVPGTGKTIISKKIAELLNFVYINIGEYAKENFDFPIEEGEVIIEESLVDEKLKELDNIVIDSHIPFKADKAIILRCNPNVLIERLHQRRYSEKKIKDNLLSEILDYEIYAVKEIFSDEDIYEVLSENVEETIQEIMRIIKGKGNSLRNGNHFNFLTEDNIILLEK; encoded by the coding sequence ATGAAGCTTTTGATCACAGGTGTGCCCGGCACAGGTAAGACAATTATCTCAAAAAAAATAGCCGAGCTGTTAAATTTCGTCTATATTAACATAGGTGAGTATGCAAAAGAGAACTTTGACTTCCCAATTGAAGAGGGTGAGGTCATAATAGAAGAATCTTTAGTTGATGAAAAATTGAAAGAATTAGACAACATAGTTATTGATTCTCATATTCCCTTCAAAGCTGACAAAGCAATAATCTTGCGTTGCAATCCTAATGTTCTTATTGAAAGGCTTCACCAGAGAAGATACTCAGAGAAAAAAATAAAGGATAATCTTCTGTCAGAGATTCTTGACTATGAAATATATGCTGTAAAAGAGATATTCAGTGATGAAGATATCTATGAAGTCTTGAGTGAGAACGTTGAAGAAACTATTCAAGAGATAATGAGAATCATAAAAGGAAAAGGGAATTCTCTAAGAAATGGAAATCATTTTAATTTTCTTACCGAAGATAATATTATTCTACTAGAAAAATAG
- a CDS encoding endonuclease III, with amino-acid sequence MDNKNISEVLGVLREEIKKFTVPIVSEVAADRDPYKVLISCVLSLRTKDEVTKKASLKLFEYADTANKMINMDEIQIQKLIYPVGFYKTKAKRIIEMSHRILDEYDGKVPDTIDELLKLKGVGRKTANIVVTLGYSRPGVCVDTHVHRISNRWGYVKTKNPIQTEFALREKLPQEHWIEYNDILVTYGQNVCAPISPKCSICPIDRYCPKIGVTKHR; translated from the coding sequence ATTGATAATAAGAATATTTCAGAAGTTTTAGGGGTCTTAAGGGAAGAGATAAAAAAGTTCACCGTTCCTATTGTTTCAGAAGTAGCTGCAGACAGGGATCCATATAAAGTTCTAATTTCATGCGTCTTGAGCCTTAGAACTAAAGATGAAGTGACGAAGAAGGCTTCACTTAAACTCTTTGAATATGCTGACACCGCTAATAAGATGATTAATATGGACGAAATTCAGATTCAGAAATTGATATATCCAGTTGGATTTTACAAGACCAAGGCTAAAAGGATCATTGAAATGTCCCATCGAATATTAGATGAATACGATGGCAAAGTCCCCGATACAATTGATGAGCTTTTGAAGCTTAAAGGTGTAGGCAGAAAGACTGCAAACATTGTGGTAACACTTGGCTATTCAAGGCCTGGCGTTTGTGTTGATACCCATGTCCACAGGATATCAAATAGGTGGGGTTACGTCAAGACAAAAAATCCAATTCAAACTGAGTTTGCATTAAGGGAAAAGCTTCCACAAGAGCACTGGATTGAGTACAATGATATCCTTGTAACATATGGGCAAAATGTCTGTGCACCCATCAGTCCAAAATGCAGTATCTGCCCAATCGATAGATACTGCCCAAAGATAGGCGTAACAAAGCATAGATAA
- a CDS encoding NUDIX hydrolase — MRRSPSLAVDIIIFFDNKLVLIKRSRGPFENCFALPGGFVEYGETIESAATREAKEETGLDVTQLTLLGVYSKPDRDPRGHTVSVVFHGVGIGTPKAGDDAKELSLFDFNQIPNNLAFDHNKIIQDFFEAYRGANYN, encoded by the coding sequence ATGAGAAGGTCGCCTTCACTTGCAGTTGACATAATTATTTTTTTTGATAATAAATTAGTCCTTATTAAAAGAAGCCGAGGCCCGTTTGAAAATTGTTTTGCACTCCCCGGTGGTTTTGTTGAATACGGAGAGACTATAGAAAGCGCTGCAACAAGGGAAGCAAAGGAAGAGACAGGGCTTGATGTTACACAACTAACTCTATTAGGGGTTTATTCAAAACCTGACAGAGATCCAAGAGGGCACACAGTAAGTGTAGTTTTTCATGGAGTGGGAATTGGAACCCCGAAGGCAGGAGATGATGCAAAGGAGCTATCCTTATTTGATTTTAATCAAATACCAAACAATCTTGCCTTTGATCACAATAAAATAATCCAAGATTTTTTTGAAGCCTATAGGGGGGCTAACTATAATTGA
- a CDS encoding signal peptidase I, which produces MDYKKEGKEIIEGIIIAVMLYLVISLTLSYALKVDNPVAVVISGSMEPVYYRGDIIVIKGTEPSNIQIGDIVVYKRPYQDIPIVHRAINIIEEEGNLYFVTKGDNNPFEDSYFDNGKKLPGVPEHAVLGVSIMKIPKLGYVTIFFKRLIGVRI; this is translated from the coding sequence GTGGATTACAAGAAAGAAGGTAAGGAGATAATTGAAGGCATTATAATTGCCGTTATGCTTTACCTAGTCATTAGCTTGACACTGTCTTATGCCCTAAAAGTTGATAATCCGGTAGCCGTAGTTATTTCTGGTAGTATGGAGCCAGTCTACTATAGAGGGGATATCATTGTAATCAAAGGAACGGAGCCAAGTAATATCCAGATTGGCGACATCGTTGTATACAAAAGGCCTTATCAGGACATCCCTATTGTTCACAGGGCAATAAACATAATTGAAGAAGAGGGCAATCTATACTTTGTAACAAAAGGAGACAATAATCCATTTGAGGATTCCTACTTTGATAATGGTAAGAAACTTCCTGGTGTGCCAGAGCATGCTGTCCTAGGTGTAAGTATAATGAAGATACCTAAACTCGGCTATGTGACAATTTTCTTTAAACGCCTTATTGGAGTTAGGATATGA
- a CDS encoding M20 family metallopeptidase, with protein sequence MEIKEIASRINSNFNKEEMLDFLFSLIEVETVNPPGDEYLLHDIIMKCMNDIGAEVEIISKDEKRPNYIGRIGSGQPSVAIISHTDVVPPGEGWTQHPFQPYEKDGKVYGRGALDNKGSLAASWSGIKALIKSGLKFKGTIYFCAVSDEEMGSDYGVEYIVERGFKPDYAIVPDSGSVDKAIIGEKGATWLEIESFGKQAHGSTPELGINAIIKMSKLISDFEKFEFNLKYDSRFTPPTINVGMISGGNAPNVVASRCKATLDIRYPCGITEEMVKKRLADEIDSLNKKDKNIDIKVGEVKTRHLPHIVDTNNKLIEIFENTAREIGMPMQLETSSGITVAKILNLNGIPTIAHSPDSDMAWHISDEYVRIENLEKCAVLWASVIYGLVK encoded by the coding sequence GTGGAGATAAAGGAGATAGCCTCTAGAATTAATTCAAATTTTAATAAAGAGGAAATGCTTGATTTTTTATTTAGCTTGATTGAAGTAGAAACCGTAAATCCTCCCGGCGATGAATATCTTTTACACGATATTATTATGAAATGCATGAATGATATAGGCGCTGAAGTTGAGATTATTTCAAAAGATGAAAAAAGACCAAACTACATTGGAAGAATAGGTTCTGGACAACCTTCAGTTGCCATTATTTCCCACACAGATGTTGTGCCCCCAGGAGAAGGTTGGACACAGCATCCATTTCAACCTTATGAAAAAGATGGTAAAGTTTACGGCCGGGGTGCACTTGATAACAAGGGAAGTCTCGCAGCATCTTGGTCTGGGATAAAGGCATTAATTAAGAGTGGATTAAAGTTTAAAGGAACTATTTATTTTTGTGCAGTTTCCGATGAGGAGATGGGCTCAGATTATGGGGTAGAATATATCGTTGAGAGAGGGTTTAAACCAGACTATGCAATTGTGCCCGATAGCGGTTCAGTAGATAAAGCAATTATCGGTGAGAAGGGGGCCACGTGGCTTGAAATAGAAAGCTTTGGCAAACAAGCTCACGGCTCAACACCTGAGCTTGGAATAAACGCCATAATTAAAATGTCTAAATTGATCTCTGACTTTGAAAAATTTGAGTTTAATCTTAAATACGACTCTAGATTCACCCCTCCTACAATCAATGTAGGCATGATATCTGGAGGAAATGCACCAAATGTTGTAGCATCAAGATGCAAAGCCACATTGGATATAAGATACCCCTGTGGCATAACAGAAGAGATGGTCAAAAAAAGATTGGCAGATGAGATAGACTCTCTTAATAAAAAAGACAAGAACATTGATATTAAAGTCGGTGAAGTCAAAACAAGACACTTACCACATATAGTGGATACCAACAATAAATTAATTGAAATTTTTGAGAATACAGCCCGTGAGATAGGAATGCCAATGCAACTTGAAACTTCTTCAGGGATAACAGTTGCAAAAATACTAAACTTAAACGGAATACCTACTATAGCACATTCACCAGACTCTGATATGGCATGGCATATTTCAGACGAATATGTAAGAATAGAAAATTTAGAAAAATGTGCTGTTTTGTGGGCATCAGTTATCTATGGACTTGTGAAATAA